From a single Schistosoma mansoni strain Puerto Rico chromosome 4, complete genome genomic region:
- a CDS encoding putative cationic amino acid transporter, with protein MSKSIPNLQDSLVNDKENTNDIVGVKMEKTIGLVSSITIIIGSIIGSGIFVSPTGILENMQSFGASLIIWIGCGIFSLLGAYCYAELGTMIQRSGGDYAYMLEAFGSFMGFLRLWIEVMVARPATMAVIAMTFAKYILQPIFPDCPQSNAVVRCLAAVCIMILGFVNSVSVRWSTRVQDIFTYTKIIALLMIIITGFVQIGLGHVEEFQAPFEGSNWNPGSIAKAFYSGLFSYAGWNYLNCMIEEMKNPKRDLPIAIVFSCLVVTIVYTLANVAYITVVSLNEILTTPAVAVVSNTYHLMRTIIFFLISLKQNIRIIFVYRKRFSNLVF; from the exons ATGTCAAAATCCATACCAAATTTGCAAGATTCTCTTGTAAATGATAAAGAAAATACAAATGATATTGTTGGTGTAAAAATGGAGAAGACTATTGGTCTTGTCAGCAGTATCACAATTATTATCGGCTCAATTATTGGTTCGGGTATATTTGTTAGTCCAACTGGTATATTGGAAAATATGCAGAGTTTTGGTGCTAGCTTGATTATTTGGATTGGATGTGGGATTTTTTCTTTATTGGGAGCCTATTGCTATGCTGAACTAGGCACAATGATTCAACGCTCAGGTGGAGATTATGCTTATATGCTTGAAGCATTTGGTTCATTTATGGGATTTTTACGTCTGTGGATTGAAGTGATGGTAGCCAGACCAGCTACTATGGCTGTCATTGCTATGACATTTGCTAAATACATTTTACAGCCTATATTCCCTGATTGTCCACAGTCTAATGCAGTTGTACGATGTCTAGCAGCTGTATGTATCA TGATCTTGGGATTTGTAAACTCTGTCTCTGTACGTTGGTCTACACGTGTTCAAGATATTTTTACATATACAAAAATAATAGCATTATTGATGATTATCATTACAGGATTTGTACAAATTGGTCTAG GTCACGTTGAAGAATTTCAAGCACCATTTGAAGGATCTAATTGGAATCCTGGAAGTATTGCTAAAGCATTCTATTCTGGTTTATTCTCTTATGCtggttggaattatttaaattgtaTGATTGAAGAAATGAAAAATCCTAAACGTGATTTACCTATTGCTATTGTCTTCTCATGTCTTGTTGTGACTATTGTTTATACATTAGCTAATGTTGCTTATATAACTGTGGTTTCATTGAATGAGATATTAACAACACCAGCTGTTGCTGTAGTAAGTAATACCTATCACTTAATGCGAacgattattttttttttgatcaGTTTGAAACAGAATATTCGAATTATATTCGTTTATCGTAAACGTTTCTCTAACCttgtattttaa